Proteins encoded in a region of the Bacillus horti genome:
- a CDS encoding cupin domain-containing protein: MAVEWQQAEPGVKRRIYPPGATLMMMEVHFEKGARGSEHSHPHEQFTYCLKGCFEFTIDGEKHIIKQGETLSIPSNKVHGALALEEGALLDCFTPLRDDLLNSY; this comes from the coding sequence ATGGCGGTAGAATGGCAACAAGCAGAGCCTGGTGTAAAAAGAAGGATATATCCACCTGGTGCTACTTTGATGATGATGGAGGTACATTTTGAAAAAGGAGCTAGAGGATCAGAGCATAGCCATCCTCATGAACAATTCACCTACTGCTTGAAAGGGTGCTTTGAATTCACTATTGATGGGGAGAAGCACATTATTAAGCAGGGTGAGACTTTATCCATTCCTAGCAATAAAGTACATGGAGCGCTGGCGCTAGAAGAAGGGGCTTTGCTAGACTGCTTTACACCATTGCGAGATGATCTTTTAAACTCATATTAA